Genomic DNA from Callospermophilus lateralis isolate mCalLat2 chromosome 11, mCalLat2.hap1, whole genome shotgun sequence:
CCTCCCCTTTTAAATAAAGGAGAATCTGGAATCCCAAACGGCTATTATAAAACGTGGGTTGTGCTATAACTTGGGGGAAGAGTTTCTGGGAGCTAAGGATTTATAGTTTTAGTATCCCTATTCAAATTGCTTAGGAAGGGGGGCAcaggtagggaagaatagaggtacttggaattagacaaaggggagtgaagggagggaagcGAGTATGGGGgtaagaaggatagtagaatgaacgggacattattaccctatatgcatatatgattacacaattggcataactctacatcatgtacaaccagaagaatgagaagttatactccatttatgtatgatgtgtcaaaacacattctactgtcatgtataactaatctgaacaaacaaaacaaaaacaagatgcTTAGGACCAGAgtgttttcagatttcaattttctggattttggaatatttgcacggACTTTACCAGGTGAACATCTCAAATTAGAAAAGTTGAAATCCAAAATGCTCTGAAATATGAAATGTTATGAGTGAGGGAAAtggcattaaaaaaaagattcaagatttcggagcattttggatttcatATTTTCAGGATTTTTTTCAACTTCCATCTGTAAAAATCCTGACAGTGCCGTGGTACTTGAGACAATAAATTATGCTAAGAAAGGAAAGGGAAGATAAAAAAAGAAGCGGTACACAGAAACCTTGGCAGGGAGGGAAAAGACAGGGAGGAGAAAAATACTATTTTCTAAGGATAAACTATTTGCTAGGTGTCATACTATATTACTACACAACTAGTTATTCAACTTCTGTGGATACATAAGAAAGGCACTGCTACCTctattttacaggtgaggaaaatTAGAGCTCAGAGAACCTTAATACCTTGCCTCAAATCATACACAGCTAGAAAGTAGCAGATCAACATTCAAACCAAAATCTACTGACTACACAGGCCATACTTTTTCCACATTCAAATTAACAAGCCTGAACAGAATCCATCATACTGTGCTTAGATGCCATGTAAGAATCCTACTAAAATGATATAGGCAGAAAGTATGCAATAATGTTTTTCTTTGAGTTACTGAACATTGGGACTTCCTTTGTCAAACAATGATAATATGAGTTGACAATTAAGAAACTTAATAGTGATATGCTTTTAAATATAGGAAAAACTTAGAAGAAGACACTTAATTGAGgagttaactttttaaaaaagggacaatttctttaaaaaaaaaaatctgctatgTTCTCTGTTTTAGAGGAAAGTTTCCTGGAGAAAGAGAATAAACTGGTTTAGAATGAATCACCCTATTCAGAATTCCGCATTTCATGTGAATACCCCAGAGCTTGATGAGGTCACACTGGTTAACCAACACAGCATACCTTCCaatttacagcattaagaaagaAGATATCTTAAAGGCTTATTAAGTGGTCTCATTTTAAAAGCAATAAACCCTGAATAAAGCTGAAGTGAATATTTAAACAAACTTACCGTAAACTTGGGTCTGAACTGCCTAAATTAAGTAATGCGATATTGAGTAGTGTTCCAGGGACATCTTTTGGTCGAATCTTGGTGTGCTGGGGGATGGAGTCAGGCTGTGACAGCTCCCAGCGGGTCCGGATATGAATGATAGATTGAACAATGGCTTCGCACTCCTGGTGCATGAAGGTGAGAGGTGTGCCCTGGTTTGCAATGGTTAAGGTGAACTGGTTCTCATCCACTAGGCAGATTTCTTCAATTTCCGAGGCATAATAGATATCATTTAGAAAGACTGATTGCCCTAGGACTTTTGTTCTCTCTGCTGAGGTTACTTGAACAGCAGTAGAACCAACCTGGAAAGTGGTGGGAAGGCAATAAAGTGGAAAAGAATTAAATTCCATTATAAAGGATTCCAAGAGGCTCCAAAAACCAACCACTACCTACTCACCATATTTTTCATTTACGGAGGAATTACTACAGTATATATTCAAATACATTAATTATTGCGATAAATACtctcaaaagaaaatgaaaacattagaaaaaaattaatttggcttaaaaaaatagaagttgAGAACCCTATACACATGTGCTGATTTAAACCTGAAGGTTCATGCTCTTAGCTCTGCAAAAATTATGTACTAATCAGAAGAAATCTCACTAGGTGATTTCCATTCTCTATACATTCCTACCATCTGAGGCAAGGTATTAAGGTTCTCTGAGCTCTAATTTTCCTCACCAGATAGCAAACTACTCATCCTACAGCACTCTTCTGCCTCCAACCAAATCTAGACTTACACCTCTCTTGTCTTCTGCAGAACCtctagagagagagaaatcttggTCTTCCTACATCTGGATTTATTTGACATCTGATGTACAACTATGAGGAAATTTGGCCAGGATATAGTCTGATTAGGCAAGAAAGGCAATGAATCAATCACAATCACAGAATTAAACTTACCTTAATAGAAACTTTGGTATCTTTGTGAGCTAGTTTGAGAGCATTATGGAATACCTTGAGGTCCTCTTCCAAAGCCAATGTGGCAGCAGGTAGTTTTTGTTGTTCATGCTCTATGTGTTCAGCCAGTTTCCCAGGACAGTCTATGAAAATGAGTCTTTTGCTGCCTTTGAGGCCAGTCAGCAGCCgctcatgatacttggtgtattCTCTGACCCAGGAGTTGCAGTTATAGATATAGACTGCAGAGACGTTATCATAAGCAAAGCCAGGAAAAACAACAAACCACTTCGAGAGAAAGTCTGTTTTAAAGCGATTGCTTGGCCCAGTATGGGTAAGGTCCACTACAATTTCATATGGCTTTGCataatatggcttcaaagtcagcAAGACGTGGTATATCAGCAAATCACCATTGATTTGACCAGTTTTGAACCTAAGAAAGATGATAAAAGAAGACAAAGATTATTAAACTtttgaataaatatataaagacaACTAATCTCTATTCTCTTTATTCTAGATTAGTTTTCTAGAGAGAACAGTAGTAGAAAACCATTATTCAAAGTCTAGACCTATGTTTTAAGTCAGTTGTTCTTCAGACATGGAGAAATAAGGCTAAAGTAAAACAGAAGAGACAAATTTCCAATTCAAATAGTTTGAACAATACGTTTTGCCCATTAGTCAAGAAAGGAGGAAGACAGTAGTCACTGGTTCGTTGCTTCTAAGCCTACCAAATTTCTCAGGTAAACAGTTTGGGTAGGAATCACCCACCTGGAGGTCTGGAATGAAATGTGGTATGCTTTATCCAATCCATTTATCCCATCTCAACCAGACATTGGACAAGCAGTGAACACACGACTCAAAATCAGTTCTATCAGGCCAGGAGCCTAGTTAAGTGAATAGCTTATAATGCTGGGTTTTGAGAATTTTTTCTAAAACATGTACTTCTGGGAGCTGCTAGCTCATGTCAGGATATAAAGGAAAAAGTCTGTCTAAAAACTGAAGAGAATTAGCTGAGAAGTAAGAGAAACTGGAGCCTTGGCCATATCATTAGAGTCCCAGATAAAGTCTCTCCTGAAGTCAAATTTATCCCCGGATTCTTCAGCTGTGtgaacgaataaatattaatatttgattAAGCCATATATGGTCATATGTTGCTTTAAACCAAAAGAATACTAATTAATATGAGTAGTGTGGAGAGAAAGCCCTGAAGAACATGGTACCGAATTTTCAAATCCTAACAACCTATTTTACCTTAGGGCTAATGGTATTTAGTTAGCTATGTGGACTTCTGCTATCAAAATCAATTGGGATGCTTGATAAAAAAGCCCAGGCCTGCTAAATATTAATATATGGCGGGGGtggcatttttcttatttttaaacaatCCTCTGATCTTTATATGCACAAACATTTCTGAATCACTATTTAAAATTAGggacttatttaatttttttttaattaagaaaggAATGATATAACCAATAAGACATATGAAGGAGTTGGGGTTAGCAAAAAGGATATTATAATAATGTAGATATGGCTAATAAGGACCTAAAATACTATGGTGACAGTAAAAATAGCAAAGAAGAAATCAAGTTAAGAATATGAAAGGACCAACATGATCCAAAGTCTGATTAGGACTAAAACAAAGAACACGAACTAAAAGTACTTTCTGTTTATCAACCCTCTGAGATTACAAAGAAAGTTACTATCAAGACCAGAAACTAAGAGATCATGAAAGAGGCAGCAACATTTGTAGAAAAAATGAAGTTCATTTTAGACTTATTAAATTTGAGGTGGTGACAGGACATGTGAGaagaatatatgtatatacatacatactatATCACACAAAGGCATCTTCAGTCCCACATAATCTAGGTTTACTAGATATTTTCTCAAATCATTGTTATAGTTCCAAATTTGAAATGTTGTATATGGGTATCAATGTTTTTATAATCTGACAAATACCAAAGATTCCAAACTCATGTTTTAAAATCCTTCTGtggtatataaataaaatatctagAGAAACTAggtatggtagcacacacctataatcccagtgactagggaggctgaggcagaaggatcacaagtttgaggccaacctcagcaactcagtgagactcaaaataaaagtaaaaaaaaaaaaaaagggggggtgggggctggggatgtggctcagtggttaagtgcccctgagttcaatccctagaccCCATactccctgcaaaaaaaaaaaaaaaggtgtcatCTTATAACTTCTATTGAATGATACAAACATCACTGAGAAGCATATAGCAGGCATATTAAATGAGCAAAAGAGCCAAAGACATTAAATGGAAAACCCTCCCTGTACTGGGGGCGGGATTTGTTCCACAAAGCTTCCTGTTATAAGACTGGCCAGCTAGACAAGTtgaaggttttttttcttttttcttttttcctctgtgaCTTGTTGCTTGAGTTGCAGCAGAAAGGAAATGTGTCATCTGTGGTTTGGTTTTAGAAGTGGAAAGCTAGCTGtacatatccttttttttttttttcttaaatgcagATTTACTTAAGTTTTGTATTCTCCAAGTCTTATTCTACTTTAAATAAGAGGACAAGAAAAGAAGTGACTTATTAAAATCACATTATAATCAGATTTTGACCAAGAATTTTGTAAGGTAGGTCATATGTATGGTTTTTCTTATGACTTTTCACTTACAACTTTGTTCGGATTAGTATTTGAGGAAGTGCTTTCAAAGAGTAAGAATCTCACTAACAAAGTAGAATCATAAGTAactgaaaatatttgctgtttttttcctgttatgtaaaattatttaaatattataaaatgaaaTGGGAAGATGATTGCTAACATGAAGTTTTAAATTAATATTAGGATCTGATTCTAGACCCTACAAGTAAACTGAAATaacttgttatttaaaaaaaaaaaaatttaaagtaattctCATTATTGCTATGCTTAGGCATTATAAAGTTTATTGAAAATAaccagagatttaaaaaaaaatggtaagacAACCTTGATTTTATGGCATAAAATAGAGAGTAGAAACAGTCGACAATTCTCAGGCatttgtaagggtaaaagaaagtcACACTTTGTTATCAGTTTGTTTATTTGGGCATGGCAGTACATCTGGCTGGAGACAATCAACAGTGGACCTATTATCTGTCCCGTGGTAAGCACTGCTAAAATGTGTACAAATACTATGATGCATGCTACATTGTTATGGACTAATGTGATGAGAATAATCTACTTTAAATCATTTAACATCTAACGCAGAAGTCCAGTTTAGTATAAAAAGATGAAAATCACTTGCTAACTCAATTTAAAGTATTTCGTTTTGTGAAAGAATCAAAGTATCCAAAGATTTGTATCATTCAACTTAAAAGTTGAGGCGGAACAGTACTAATTAATCAGTGCACTGTATCTTTAACTGTTAATGGTCATGACCCAAAAAGTAATCTTGATCCTAGAACATTTAATAAAGTATTTTTCCTCTCTACTATTAACATGAAATATTTCTTTAGGTTAGTTTCCAAATTAACCTTGCTTATTATATGCTAGTTTTATTTATGTAATTCAACATATCAGATTTGTTATTctccatttctatattttaatacTATTATCTAATGACATATACAGCTATTACTTACAAAACATTAACGTCCAAAAGCATTATTAGCAGAGTAGCATCTGTGTCACTTGGGAGTGGGTCAGAGACATAGTCTCAGGTCCCACCCTAGACCTGCTGAATTAGAAACTgcattaagatttttttaaaaaaagatcatgcacattcaagtttgaaaataatttatatataatatacaggGTTCTTCCCCTGCAGCCCCCCACCCTGTACCAGGAATCAAACTCAGGACCTTATATGCTAAGACAAgtactttaccattgaactacatccctggCCTTATACAGGgttaacttttcttttttagttattaatgggcttttattatttatttatttatatgtggttctaagaatcaaacccagtgcctcacacatgctacgcaAGCACTCTACCGGTGACCCACAACCCCATCTCCTTACACAGGTTTCTTAACCAGAcaactgcatttagtaaatctcAGAACAATCCAGTTTTTGCTTTTAGTTTCCTTGAATAAATGCTAATAAAAATACACTTACAAACATAGTTCAGGACAAAGTGACTACTATTACAAAAGAGATACCCCATTAATGGTCAGATTTTCTGCTAGGTCAGTAGTATCTGGACCAGATAAGGCAATTCTACTTAAATCTCTGTAATCATATGGTGGATAATACGAATTAGAAAGAGAACCTGTCCCCTTTTTGTATAGGCTTCTAGGAAGCCCTGAGCCATTGATgctcatcttttattttttatttttattttttttttagtgaaggTAATTAAATTTAAAGCTTTGCCCATTTTAAGCACTATATCACAGAGCTATACCCTAGGCACTGAATCTCAAGTGCTTCAATTGTACACTGGGATGCTTACAATCTGTCACTTCATTCTAAGTCTCTAGGATCCTGATGATATATTTCTTCCCATTTTATGGTACAATTTTGTTTTTAGTAGCCAAAATCAGAAAAGAATGCAAgttataaaataatgaaaagcaGTCAACTTCTGTTGAACTACTGAGATTAttcagaagaattttttttttttttttttaagagttgcaataaggaactggggatgtagctcagtgcggtagggcacttgcctagcatgtttaagacactgggttcaaaccctagtaTCAGTAAACAAAGTCACATTAAGTTAGGGGAAATATAGTGGAAAAGAGGACCACCACCATAAATTGCTTTTGTAAATACTAGGAAAATATTTCTAAGTACCTCATTATTCTAATCATCAAGATaagcactgaagaaaaaaaacaaacaaaccctgaaTTCCTATTTGAagtccattttcttttagtttctATCAAATTTTCCCACCTTTCCTTCtaaaacacacataaaaaaacaaacaaaacaaaacaaaacctttctttttcttttcaaaaataaaacaaaattttcaagGCCAAATTCTTCTTTACTACAAAGATTGGTCACATTTTAGTTGGAGGGTGGAGAGTTTCAGCAGAATGATCTTTAAATGGTTTTCTTCTTAAAATGAGGAATCAAAATCGTAAAAGCAGAAGTATCTCACTCAAAGCTGAAGTCTAGCAagtttaaaagggaaaaaaatatgaaaagtcacagtatttatttaaaactgattaataaatatttgcaaTGCTAATTTATAGCATCTGAAAGTAGAGTAGACATTAAATGCTtctttatatataatacataagaATAATAGAAATCTTCTTTATATATAAGAATAATAGAAAATTCAGTTGAGAAAGAATTCATTAGCAAGTGTTAGGCATAAGTTAGCGGTTTACTTTTAAAAACCGAACTGTTTGCCTTTTAACATCAGTCACCAAAACTAAGGAACCATTATTCACAAATTAACAAATGTTATTGATGTCCCAACAGATCACCAGTATACTCATGGAAATGGATCACACAGGACATTATCTGCATCTTGCCTTTCTGAtgataacaactttttttttgtctccTGGAACAAAAGCAAACTACACACATCTTTGGGCTAACAGTACTACTGCCTGGGATTCAGTTATTCAAAACATCACAGGCAGATACCCAGATGAAAACACTGCCACAACCCCTGTGACTCCTGAAGTGGATTACAAAGCTAATTCTACAAACATGCCTGAAACAGTAACATCACATCACATCACATCTTTAACTCCTAAATCTGAGCAGGAGCTCTATAAGCCTTCTGTTGCAGGGAACAGTTCTCCAACAGTTGAAAACACAAGCAAAAGTCAtggtgaaatttttaaaaaggatgtcTGTGAGGGAAACAACAACTCAGCAATGCTAATTTGCTTAATTATAATTGCAGTGCTTTTTCTTATCTGTACCCTACTATTTCTATCAACTGTGGTTCTGGCAAACAAAGTTTCATCTCTCAGAAGATCAAAACAAGCAGGCAAGCGGCAGCCTAGAAGCAATGGTGACTTTCTGGCAAGCAGTGGACTATGGCCTGCTGAATCAGACACTTGGAAAAGAGCAAAACAGCTCACAGGGCCCAACCTCGTGTTGCAATCTACCGGAATGCTCACAGCTACAAGGGAAAGAAAAGATGAAGAAGGAACTGAAAAAGTTAAACAGATGCTTTAGGGAAGAAAAAATGAACGCAAAGTAGTGATGAGGGAggtcatggattaaaaaaaaaaaaaaaggaagtcagTTTGGTATTTAATGCCAAAGTGTTGGACAGATGAGCTAAAATAATGACATGCAATTTAGCATAAGACACATAAGAAAGGGAGATTATATGCCTGCTTACTTAATTACTGAAACTGTATGATTCTGTTTgacatcaaatattttaaaaagaaaataaaccatgAAGCCTTTGGGTAAGGTTTTAAAACTAAGATGGAAAAAAGATCAAGGGATAATTAAATATTCTCTATTCAGCAATAGTTAGAAGATCTTTGTCTGAATGTAACTgaactctgaagtagttttagtaTGTTCTTAGAGTCAAGTATATACTTCAATATTTAACAGAAGTCAAATTCCTAATGTATAGATTTGAACTGTACAACATAATGGTACCTTCTTTGCTGGATGTGACAGAGTCCATATCAGCTCATATGTCAACACAACTAATTTCAGGCTACATGCTTTCATCTTTATGTATGATACACataagaaagtgcttttctactataaatattaaattaaaacttAATTTTGTGTAATAAATTAAAACTTATTAGAAGAAAACTGAACATGTATATTTGCATCCACTTGACTTAATACATTGTAAAGCTCAATGAGAAAAACAGcacaactaaaatagttaagatttatagttACTTTGGAAGGCTAAGATAAAGTATGTTTTTCTGTTTAAGAGTAACATTCATCTTTTTTATAAATACTGCTTGATGGagtattaataatattaatatttggGCTGGACAtgatgatgcatgcctataatcctagctactcaagagactaaggcaggaggggtTGCAAATTCAAGATtggcctaggcaatttagcaagacacagtctcaaaacaaataaaatagtagCTTAGTAATAAAGCACTCTTGGGTTTGATGTACAGTAAtgcaaaaaacaaataatattaatatttggACTTCAAGAATGTGAAGTGGCTAATAAATgaccacttttatttttcactataCAATGTCTTCAGGTTGGAAAACAGGATACTTCAGGTTAATTGGCTTTGAAGAAACtggaggtggtgcatgcctgtaatcccagcagcctgggaggctgaggcaataagcaactcagtgagatcctgtctctcccTCATACCACACCCCATCCCACCCTGCTGCCCccccaagaaaaagaaagaaagaaagaaattggctTCAAGTAAAACAATGACTTACATTCAAGTCACAGTGCCCTGCTTTCGGGTTATCTTTTGAATGATAAAATGTCCCAGATTAGAAATGACTCTGGGCAACACTTCCATTCTATGCACATTAAATATCTAAGACTGAGCACCAGAACACAATAGAGACAACACAAAGTCCTCCTTGAATCAAGTGTCTTAAATAAATACCTATCAGGAAGTTAAAGCAAAACAATatctataaaaaatatatttcatatccAACATActggtcaaatattttctcaatgAATAGAAAGCTTTTATATACTTAAGGAATATTTAAAATTGATCATTTACTGCCTTGGCTATTAAACATACATCCTCAGAATGATATAATTCAGTGATAGTTCATGATACTTAAAGATGGTAGGTAAGATATCTTTcacttcaaaaaatttttttttaatattttttagttgcaggtggacacaatctcttttaatttcatttttttaatgtggtgctgaggttcgaacccagtgcctcatgtgtgctaagtgagcgcactaccactgagccacaaccccagtccctcacttcaaatttttttttaacaacatctttattttatttttatgaggtgctgagaattgaacccagtgcctcatacatgctaggcgagcacattaccacttgagctacatccccagctctcacttcaaatttttaaagttatttttgaaCAAAAATACTGTTATTTTCTACCCCTAGGTACTATGGTTCACTAGCTTAATTCAGGATTTTAAAATAGTGAGGCAAAATCTTAtaacatttaattttttgttttgttactcTTTTTGAATAAAGTTATAAGTACTTTAAACTAGGCCATAATAATCCGTATTCTCTTGCAGTGATCAAGGGAAGTAGTACGTGAGTTGATAGTTATCTACCTACTATAATACACACTATTCAAGGCACTTATACATTTATTTAATCTCATAGTAAATTAGGGATTACAATCTTCAATTTTCAGATGAAGATGAAAGAACTTGCACAAAGAAATTTTCATTCAGACAGACTTTTTCACTATAGTTTGCccacttaatttcttattttaaaaagtatatggtactggggatgtagcttactggtagagcact
This window encodes:
- the Evi2a gene encoding protein EVI2A — its product is MEMDHTGHYLHLAFLMITTFFLSPGTKANYTHLWANSTTAWDSVIQNITGRYPDENTATTPVTPEVDYKANSTNMPETVTSHHITSLTPKSEQELYKPSVAGNSSPTVENTSKSHGEIFKKDVCEGNNNSAMLICLIIIAVLFLICTLLFLSTVVLANKVSSLRRSKQAGKRQPRSNGDFLASSGLWPAESDTWKRAKQLTGPNLVLQSTGMLTATRERKDEEGTEKVKQML